TTCCACGACGGCCGCCGCGATGGCGCGGACCTGCATGGCGAACAGGCCGGGGACGGCCAGTCCGAGCCGTACGCCGCGCAGCCCCAGCATGGGATTCTGCTCGTGCAGCCGCCGCACCGCCGCGAGCAGCTCGCGGTCGCGCGGCGTGGCGTCGTCGCCGGCGAGCGCGACCTTCACCGACAGGGACGTCAGGTCCGGCAGGAACTCGTGCAGCGGCGGGTCGATCAGCCGGATCGTCACCGGCGTGCCGTCCATCGCCTCGAAGATCCCCGCGAAGTCGGCCTTCTGCAGCGGTTCCAGCGCGTCCAGCGCCTTCTGCCGCGCCGCGCCGGGACCGGCGAGAATCAGGTCCTCCACGAGCTGCCTGCGCTCGCCGAGGAACATGTGCTCGGTACGGCACAGGCCGATGCCCTGCGCGCCGAACCGGCGGGCCCGCGCGGCGTCCTCGGGGGTGTCGGCGTTGGCGCGCACGGCCATGCGGCGGCGGCCGTCGGCGTGGCGCATCAGGCGGTCCACGGCGCGCACCAGCTCGTCGCCGGTGTCGCCTCGTCCGTCGAAGTACTCGACCACGGGGGACGCCACGACCGGCACCTCGCCGAGGAAGACCTCGCCGGTGCCGCCGTCGATGGAGATCACGTCCCCCTCGGCGACCTCGACGCCGCCGGGACCGGTGAAGCGGCGGCCCTCGGCGTCCACGTCGAGCTGTTCCGCGCCGCACACGCAGGTCTTCCCCATGCCGCGCGCCACGACGGCGGCGTGGGACGTCTTGCCGCCTCTGCTGGTCAGCACCCCCCGCGCCGCGATCATGCCGGACAGGTCGTCGGGGGTGGTCTCGCGGCTCACGAGGATCACGTCCTCCCCCCGCGCGGCCAGTTCCTCGGCACGCGCGGAGGAGAACACGGCCTTGCCGACGGCGGCGCCGGGTGAGGCGTTCATGCCTTTGGTGATGAGACGGCGGCCGCCGCTCTCACCGAAACGCGGGAACATGAGCTGCGCGAGCTGTTCGCCGGTGACCCTGGCGAGCGCCTCGTCCATGTCGATGAGGCCCTGGTCGGCGAGCTGGACGGCGATGCGGAACGCCGCGGCGGGGGTGCGTTTGCCGACCCGGGTCTGCAGCATCCAGAGCTTGCCGCGTTCGATGGTGAACTCGATGTCGCACAGGTCGCGGTAGTGGTTCTCCAGCGTGCTCATGATGCCGAGCAGTTCCCGGTACGACTCGGGGTCGATGTCGCGTAGCCGTTCCAGCGGAACGGTGTTGCGGATGCCGGCGACGACGTCCTCGCCTTGCGCGTTCTGCAGGTAGTCGCCGTACACGCCTTGCTGGCCGGTACCGGGGTCGCGGGTGAAGGCGACACCCGTGCCGGACTCCATGCCGAGGTTGCCGAACACCATGGCGACGACGTTGACGGCGGTGCCGAGGTCGGCCGGGATGCGCTCCTGGCGGCGGTACAGCACGGCGCGCTCGGCGTTCCACGAGCCGAACACCGCCTCCACGGCCATGCGGAGCTGGTCGCGCGGGTCGGCGGGGAACGCGGACCCGGTGCGGTCGAGGGTGATCTCCTTGTACGTGTCCACCAGGTGCTGGAAGTCGCCGGCGTCGAGACCGAGGTCGTCGGTGACACCCTTGCCGTGCTTGACGTCCTCGAGCGCGCACTCGAACAGCGCGCCGTCGATGCCGAGCACCGTCCTGCCGAACATCTGGATCAGGCGGCGGTAGGAGTCCCAGGCGTGCCGCTCGTCGCCGGAACGCTTGGCGAGACCGTGCACGGAGTCGTCGTTGAGCCCGACGTTGAGCACCGTCTCCATCATCCCCGGCATGGAGAACTTCGCGCCGGACCGCACGCTCACCAGCAGGGGGTCGTCGGGTGCGCCGAGGCGGCGGCCCATGGTCTTCTCCAGCGACGCCAGATGCGTGTCGATCTCGTCACCGAGCCCCGCCGGCAGGCCGCCCTCACTCAGGTACGACCGGCACGCCTCGGTGGTGATGGTGAACCCCGGAGGCACAGGAAGGCCCAGATTCGTCATCTCGGCGAGATTGGCACCCTTGCCGCCGAGCAGATCTTTCAGGTCTTTGTTTCCCTCGGTGAAGTCGTATACGTACTTCGGCACATCCAGCTCCTCACGACCTCGACGACGAGCCCTCCGTCTTCGTTCACCGGACTCTACCTATGAAGCGGTCGACCATTCGTCACCCGCCTCATCAGAGGACGTTCTCCCAGCTAGATGCTATTACACCGGTCTAATCCATTACGATTCCACCCCATGACGACCGCAAAACCCCCGGCCTCGGACATCGTTTTCCACCGGCTCATTAACGACGAGGCGCCGGTCATTCATGGAGCCCCGGAAATGGTGTAGACCAATAATGGTGTAGACCATTTCCGAGGCTCCGTGAGATCGGCGCAGCCGTCTTTTCACCGGCAGGCGGAGGCCCCTCCGCCACCGATCTCGGCGACCACCCGCGCCGGTTCGGCCGCCATGAGCGGCGCCGGGGACGGCCCGTCATCGAGGTCGTCCTCGATCCCCGCGACACCGTCGAGCACGGTCAGCGGATCCGGCGCGGCGCCGGTGATCTGGTGCCGCTGCACCCCCATGAAGTAGATGATCTCCTCGTGGTTGGTGGTCCCGAGGAAGTTCTCGAACCCGGTGCGGTGGTACAGGTCGAGCGTCACCGGACACGGCGACAGGTCCGGCTCGCGGCCGGTGCGCAGCGCGTCGAGCACGGCAGGCACGTCGTACTCGAACTTCACCCCCGAACGCAGGAAGTAGTCGTCGTCGCCGATCCGCACCATCGGCAGCGGCTCGGTGGTGTCGAGCACGTCCTCGCGCAGCGGGATGGGGTGGGTCAGCAGGTCGTACTGGAAGACCTCGTCGAGCAGCGGCGCGACGGCACGCGGCACCGCCGAGCGCATCGACTCGTGCCACCACCGGCCGAGCAGCCGCTTGGCCTCGGGGTCGGCGAGCAGGTACGCCACAGCCGGGCCGTAGGCGTCCTGGTCGGCCGCCGACTGCGTCAGCCAGTCGCGCAGCGGCTCGGCCGCCGGGTCGTCGGTCTCGTCCATCCAGGCCTGGATGTCGCGCAGCACCTGCGACTGGGTGACGCCGGCGAGCACCCGCAGCGGGGCCCAGGTGTGGCGCAGCACCGTGTACTCCCCCATGACCCTGGCCCAGAACATGAACCTCTGCATGCGGAGGTTCTCCTCGAAGCTGACCGTGTTGTGCGCCAGGGAGTACTCGAAGTCGTCGGTGTCGCCGCGCACCGCGATGATGCCGTACTCATCCCGTTTGTCGTAGTACTCGGTGTTCGGCAGCAGAAGCAGCGGATACACCGCGATGCGGGAGATGCGGGCCGCCAGCCGGTCGTACCCCTCGTAGAACGACTCCACCGTCTCCCCCGGCGCACCCCAGATCAGCTCGGCGTAGCACTCGAGACCCTCGGCGTTCAGCCAGGAGACCAGGTCCTCCCAGGCGTTGACCTTCATGTTGCGCCGGTTCATCAGCGACAGCGCCGTGTCGCTGAGCGTCTGCAGCGACAGGGTGAACGAGCTGCGCATCCCGGCGCGCTTCATCTTGCGGACGATCGAGTAGAACACCTGGGACTTGTTCTTGGCCCAGGAGCTCTCCAGTGCGCGCGGGTAGCCGTACCGGTCGCGGATCTCGATGAGGTCGTCCACGAACTCCTCGTCGATGGGAAGCATGCCGAAGTTGGCGTCGCACAGCGCGATCGTCTCGACCTTCAGCCGGCCGAGCACCTCAAGCTCGGCGCGCAGCCGTTCCCGCGAGAACGCCTTGACGCGCTGGCCGGTCGCGCCACCCCAGAAGCAGAAGGAGCACTTGTAGGGACAGCCCCGGTTGGTCTCCATCAGCGCGACGTCGTACCGGAAGCGTCCGGTGTCGTCCAGCAGGTCGAGCGCGCCGCTCAGGATGGGGGACGGGATGACGTCGAGGTCCTCGATGCGTTCCCGCTGCTCGGTGGTCACGATCGCGCCGGCCGCGTCGCGGAACGACACCCCCTGGATGTGGCCGAGGTCGTCGGGGCTCCGGCCGTCGAGGTAGGCGCCGACCAGGTCACGGAACACCAGCTCGCCCTCGCCGTTGACGATGACGTCGACCGCGGGGAACAGCCGGAACACCCGCTCGGCCTGGTGCGCCACGTGCGTGCCGCCGAACACGACCCAGCCGCGGGGGTTCATCCGCTTGTACGTCTCCGCGAGCGACCCGAAGGCGCGGAAGTTCCAGCCGTACACCGAGCAGGCGAAGATCTCGGGGACGCGCTCGCTGAAGATCTCCGTCGCCATCGCGGAGATCGACACGCCGCCTCTGAAATTGAAAATCCGGATGTCGGCGGCCTCCCTGATCCGCTCGTCCGCGAGCGCCGTGGACTTCAGATAACCGGCGGCGAGCGGCATGGACTCCAGTGCCATGTCCCATACGCCTTGCTGCGTGATGCCTACGAGAATTCTTTTATCCATGGCGGTGGCCTCGCTCGTGCTCGAGAATGACGGCTCCGGGCCGTTGCCTGCGCAGAACTCCGCTGTTTTCCGGCCGTGTGAACTGGGTCAGAAGCTAGCCACGGCGAGAGCCGCCACCGGCGCAGGCTACGGATAAGCGCAGATCAGCCCCTAGGGGGTTCCGTAGTCTGTGCGCCTGCTCCACCGCTCATCCCTTGACCCGGCATCGGCGCCACCGAAACATGGGTGCGGCGTGACCGGCGAAGTAAATGGAAGGTGCCATGGGTAGCGGCGATGTCACCGTATGCAGCGACAGCCCGGTCGGAGTCCTTTCGGGCCCGCAGCACGAAACGGTGGTGGAGGAAATTCCGTCGGCGCACGCGGGGCTGATGGCGAACGAGGTCAAAAGACGCTGGGAATCATTCACACCCGGCGGTGAGAACAACGAGGGAATACCCGATCCGCTCGACGAGATCTGCTCGTACGCGCTGACCGCGCCGGGGAAACTGTTCCGGCCCGTGCTGCTTCTGCTGTCGGCCGAGTCCGTCGGCGGCAGGGTGGCCGACGTGCTGCCGGCGGCGGTCGGCACCGAGTGCGGCCACGTGGCGAGCCTCATCCACGACGACATCATCGACGGCGACGCCATGCGCCGCGGCCGTCCCGCCGTGTACCGCAGGTACGGCATGGACAACGCCATCGTCGCGGGGGACGCGCTGCTGTTCCAGATCTTCCTGTGTCTCGCGGAGTGCCGCGCCGCCGGCGTGCCGGACGGCCGCATCGTGTCCGCGATGGAGATCGTGGCACGCGCCGGGGTGGACCTGTGCCGCGGCCAGGCGCTGGAGGCGGAGATCACCAGCAGGTCGGCGCGCGACGTGCGCGCGTACCTGCGCATGGTGCGGCTGAAGACGGCGGCGCTGTTCAGCGGCGCCTGCCAGGCCGGGGCCGTGCTCGGCGGCGGGCCGCCTGAGTGGGTGCAGGCGCTCGGCGAGTACGGCGACGCGCTCGGGATCGCGTTCCAGATCCAGGACGACCTGCTCGGCTACGTCACCGACGCCGGCACCACCGGCAAGCCGGCGACCAGCGACATCAAGAACCGCAGGCTCACCTTGCCGATCATCCTCGCGTACGAGGCCGGCACGGCGCGCGACCGGGCCGTGCTGGACGCGGCGCTGCTCGGCGAGCTCGCGATCGACGAGGCGCTCGACGCCGTCGGCGGCGTGCTGCGGAGCACCGAGGCCATCGCCAGGTCGACGGCCATGGCCCGCACCTACACCGACCGGGCCGCCGCCGCCTTGGCCCTGCTCCCCGCGAGTCGCGGCAGGGACCACCTCGCGGGGTTCGTCGAACGTACCGTCAGCCGCGTCCGGTGAGGGACCGCGGACATGAGCAGCCACGAGGAGAGCCGCATGGGCCTGCTGGAGGGCATCACCGCACCCGGTGACCTTGACCGTCTCGACGACCGGGACCTCGGCCGCCTCGCCGCCGAGATCCGCGGGTTCCTGGTGTCCGCGGTGTCCCGTTCCGGGGGGCACCTCGGGTCCAACCTCGGCGCGGTGGAGCTCACCATCGCGGTGCACCGGGTGTTCCGGTCGCCGGCCGACCGCATTCTGTTCGACACCGGCCACCAGGCGTACGTGCACAAACTGCTCACCGGCCGCCGCGAGGGATTCGAACGGCTGCGCACCAGGGACGGCCTGTCGGGGTACCCCAACCGCGCCGAGTCGGTGCACGACATCATCGAGAACTCGCACGCCTCCACGGCCCTGTCGTACGCCGACGGCTTCGCCAAGGCGCACACCCTGCGCGGCCAGCACGACCGGAACGTCGTGGCGATCGTCGGCGACGGCGCGCTGACCGGCGGCATGGCGTGGGAGGCGCTGAACAACATCGGCGCGGCGCGGCACCGGCCGGTCGTCATCGTCCTCAACGACAACGGCCGCTCCTA
The window above is part of the Sphaerisporangium rubeum genome. Proteins encoded here:
- the ppdK gene encoding pyruvate, phosphate dikinase; protein product: MPKYVYDFTEGNKDLKDLLGGKGANLAEMTNLGLPVPPGFTITTEACRSYLSEGGLPAGLGDEIDTHLASLEKTMGRRLGAPDDPLLVSVRSGAKFSMPGMMETVLNVGLNDDSVHGLAKRSGDERHAWDSYRRLIQMFGRTVLGIDGALFECALEDVKHGKGVTDDLGLDAGDFQHLVDTYKEITLDRTGSAFPADPRDQLRMAVEAVFGSWNAERAVLYRRQERIPADLGTAVNVVAMVFGNLGMESGTGVAFTRDPGTGQQGVYGDYLQNAQGEDVVAGIRNTVPLERLRDIDPESYRELLGIMSTLENHYRDLCDIEFTIERGKLWMLQTRVGKRTPAAAFRIAVQLADQGLIDMDEALARVTGEQLAQLMFPRFGESGGRRLITKGMNASPGAAVGKAVFSSARAEELAARGEDVILVSRETTPDDLSGMIAARGVLTSRGGKTSHAAVVARGMGKTCVCGAEQLDVDAEGRRFTGPGGVEVAEGDVISIDGGTGEVFLGEVPVVASPVVEYFDGRGDTGDELVRAVDRLMRHADGRRRMAVRANADTPEDAARARRFGAQGIGLCRTEHMFLGERRQLVEDLILAGPGAARQKALDALEPLQKADFAGIFEAMDGTPVTIRLIDPPLHEFLPDLTSLSVKVALAGDDATPRDRELLAAVRRLHEQNPMLGLRGVRLGLAVPGLFAMQVRAIAAAVVERRAAGGDPRAEIMIPLVGAVQELEHVRDEARRILAETGVEAMIGTMIEVPRAALTAGQIAEAAEFFSFGTNDLTQMTWGFSRDDVEAAFFARYLDLGIFGVSPFETLDRAGVGRLMDIAVHEGRATRGDLKLGICGEHGGDPESVRFCHRIGLDYVSCSPFRVPVARLEAGRAVVTAGDSDTR
- a CDS encoding KedN5 family methylcobalamin-dependent radical SAM C-methyltransferase; this encodes MDKRILVGITQQGVWDMALESMPLAAGYLKSTALADERIREAADIRIFNFRGGVSISAMATEIFSERVPEIFACSVYGWNFRAFGSLAETYKRMNPRGWVVFGGTHVAHQAERVFRLFPAVDVIVNGEGELVFRDLVGAYLDGRSPDDLGHIQGVSFRDAAGAIVTTEQRERIEDLDVIPSPILSGALDLLDDTGRFRYDVALMETNRGCPYKCSFCFWGGATGQRVKAFSRERLRAELEVLGRLKVETIALCDANFGMLPIDEEFVDDLIEIRDRYGYPRALESSWAKNKSQVFYSIVRKMKRAGMRSSFTLSLQTLSDTALSLMNRRNMKVNAWEDLVSWLNAEGLECYAELIWGAPGETVESFYEGYDRLAARISRIAVYPLLLLPNTEYYDKRDEYGIIAVRGDTDDFEYSLAHNTVSFEENLRMQRFMFWARVMGEYTVLRHTWAPLRVLAGVTQSQVLRDIQAWMDETDDPAAEPLRDWLTQSAADQDAYGPAVAYLLADPEAKRLLGRWWHESMRSAVPRAVAPLLDEVFQYDLLTHPIPLREDVLDTTEPLPMVRIGDDDYFLRSGVKFEYDVPAVLDALRTGREPDLSPCPVTLDLYHRTGFENFLGTTNHEEIIYFMGVQRHQITGAAPDPLTVLDGVAGIEDDLDDGPSPAPLMAAEPARVVAEIGGGGASACR
- a CDS encoding polyprenyl synthetase family protein is translated as MEEIPSAHAGLMANEVKRRWESFTPGGENNEGIPDPLDEICSYALTAPGKLFRPVLLLLSAESVGGRVADVLPAAVGTECGHVASLIHDDIIDGDAMRRGRPAVYRRYGMDNAIVAGDALLFQIFLCLAECRAAGVPDGRIVSAMEIVARAGVDLCRGQALEAEITSRSARDVRAYLRMVRLKTAALFSGACQAGAVLGGGPPEWVQALGEYGDALGIAFQIQDDLLGYVTDAGTTGKPATSDIKNRRLTLPIILAYEAGTARDRAVLDAALLGELAIDEALDAVGGVLRSTEAIARSTAMARTYTDRAAAALALLPASRGRDHLAGFVERTVSRVR